From Bradysia coprophila strain Holo2 unplaced genomic scaffold, BU_Bcop_v1 contig_324, whole genome shotgun sequence, the proteins below share one genomic window:
- the LOC119079268 gene encoding uncharacterized protein LOC119079268 — MSPSAKKAKRSDQQEYEDLVKHVVLPRVLPQEKSPDLHGDEIHLMVIMVRNVERLAKYLPENTVGMFQRLKRVHQTRSGECIAREINSLQSGETFAMFIRRQNCAFMVHKTAMGNDVVVATFPGNLHPKEVYGHQSDIEFNYPVQALKAPLSKMLLSQEFADELCFLYQDQPIETKNRNYVHKWLMTILADESSTTADQFPKITKKIRDEVLGEGKSNYFRRSSFYMCLKVFLQHSLTMELDHERAKILYKIVMLQFHNCIMDVFTTGVYETLNIDLMSEIMAKSARRIEKLAELMKGGEGAEFDRVYAATVAESKQTIAKIRLKMDEQIGRLQNDYENKARLGPLTELDFPADIYQSIPKLMGHIEKRGKETVFDCSQSGLRVHPQYYRHYMDELHNPDVTKFGSSYDEIEVNLILSDFENFILYNSSSTDTCFGSDFLRTLSYGYASCAERFYEGDQVGTSKMVLVRLKLIAMLDAIAVKTHPLFADHHTSINTKIFETLLLPQRTDMQIAFELEQYFNSRNKAIGPGLISERSVTLTSFTAKFAAQNSKMQGLLKYILAMGEAEVEKKRQEWNTKRAEVERLRDQASRKTHEYYTNNKGYSSHSGFCDLCQLNNRIKSISMTQYERPLPQLHYEQNAVVFELMAPIEITCLRDVLFNFASYCHGQKYQATGIKGDWAQYHQIKCHNQSTSGYTSLGSTTSATLQTYHVDSSFENFIIKNGYNCTFHASHIPLGLTISIDFVKKSCTFKLDDEYSGLQWSLTGTSHTQNEVIARQSECPESISLPEFKNFGSLRADGCRLQLRKLYAMVETEALSFETTSVLSLLMQLLWEAGVSGADGLIRESFTDFNDPTFAHAMIELLSEFSKKQSNNWQHPKKLLMTVFIAVRVFEINDDDSVADSIVVLLEKIRCIALKWIDSIEGAINDIKTPDISAEQELRMKLALVAITGAITFFVHSRHAHFAKIFTQHSHRVWSQFVITLNSNVLLNPSTGSCLRMFLRTVRNTGIHIEATVRSMMECNPKDMHDIVKKQWKRAESATFGNYYFYHPFPEVLVMEVTVKGVLNYVTLDIITGSFLVNNFPVARLPSQITQSALFRRVFGTFVFEVQPDSNKSFSTVRRYNNCSYEFGWFGSEIIITERRDGIEMELVPHDILNGDVPYLLVQNYSHFWNKTDNIIELRPRCFTHKEFSHESAIEYKLDLNVRLLTHIKTKRHLLDINKGSYKKIVNQLSRLETSKFIHILMDTPQIAKVELVRMRLKFKVDCTTPEQSYDLLSNEFSRMRVSCMQNIGTLYGLQHGLLLESVPVEGAHLPSTRILILPHGAIHSTVTDPHVSVEIDLDADLRSPPFHQYEVDQICRQLKASNSSYSAWFNLAYLHAVTSHGEVEPFIKMSGTERALQILQSGFAWSSAPYDKEAADVLDMIGRLTPERKVKDSFQTVVWPESIPPHSAQDSFVFIATKLLEDSARLEGLHCSTPKQQQLKLDSQLEHNKRQYLRCLPLHPNLRASEEFIYHEVLRTTQAEPISSSKCPHTQKVSILYHRFAYARPSDFDLKSFLKSGSMLEGVVNKPVIPNLLHHQHYKSFVDLWISLYEYARNQSLNSEEFGLIWSLFVHQGQPLAPILALQSILMESHTFRSIDPPPMSTFHIGEGTYSAVRVSKMLEDCHSNPYNYDHKDFDRAAYDCRKRSAIDTMTRSVTSQWPCDNVSLDFSYDNFNLSPARRGINSLLKIWNDNRKLDIFIQKVQSALNSLARSAYVNIPHFGLYSNPQPLHWPRYESDWTNKMHEQLDKFPADIQEAEHIWKHRQKDGKSTNEWWNIFERIVNGPKSQHLIDAGIYPRVVPSLVLPKIANRTESSPLKMVIGALAMAMVREQHEKRIQIYSQRPELRAALEREIEHEPHINWNPCDYPEWILFEIEQNLMIRRIQIEIAKRMINPPDIGTKHSVMQLNMGEGKTAVIVPILASVLSDGQQACQITVLKSLFATNLKSLRRYLGGMLNRKVYVFPCRRDMPIGRYAARILDIYNECKLRKGVILTLPEYRLSFQLKIYESVKKSCLAEAEQFLAAHKWINSNVRSILDESDAILHPKYHLIYTVGNQQQLDGGSYRWLVVQSLLKRVPHHMRALNKQHGQEYIEFDENYVQNGHVYGARAVKYRPDVFTPCRILNERVYDELKKLLIEDFLEGRLNMAFPEITAEAKRNLRHLLTERNIDRESFDATVADFSISERNTIMILSGLLRFEVLKLILMRRWRVNYGVNVFGQRKMAIPFKAKDVAAEMTEFGHPDVAIGFTHLSYHYSGLTDCQLKETFKILSVSQNPASIYEQWIQSVQPELVDASIRTYTGVNLSDPYQRDTLLFPVFRFNMHVVDFWLSSVVFPREAKTFEKKLMCTAWDLCSEHMEHPVTGFSGTNDTKNILPMPIAQNDLAELEDTNENVRKILLRQRYDYLPANVSGTEIVEKLARDGIPVLLDSGALMLELNNKEVAEKWLELTSDQRFDAAIYFDRNDVLQTIDRNGIVTELDCSVYRDNLSRCLAYLDDVHTRGTDLKFPLEWQACVTLSGNITRDKTVQACMRMRQLGRGQRIVFWASNEADVRIRGVARKPHVTTEDVVQFICSNSEAFETDNTVHWATGAYNYTQKLIAHKLHESLGEQHSLQSLYELCADDEFVRLEEMYGDKEEAKLADIAWNKFDQLIQAHRNDVSNFAEGIRKEVNEKICKQASNVRRFIKSLDEEQEKELEHELEEERQVERPPPMSPAVPHFDKKLLELVLSSEGETILADLQHRNVLHSLFSSLGNTHLIQDYANEAEAWADHLFVTDDFLRVLSQPTSSCDEYLRPVWWIGQIQVKFNKSIVVLLSSFECDRLKAAFRTSATSVLYMYRPKLSKLHNRLLRKRKLQITGMVNPPCLSLCDQVQIDMYSGSMYFDDEQEQDAYCKFLGLIPRPRTPDQNAAFERGLIKPNGFVPMEYRKHSAVISDAVSSCKFNGNPVDLAIRIVQAHHCSLHEESHVASVLKRGTKLQISD; from the exons TCGGGTACTACCGCAGGAAAAAAGCCCGGATCTACATGGCgatgaaattcatttgatggTCATCATGGTCAGAAATGTCGAGCGCCTGGCTAAATATCTGCCGGAAAATACTGTCGGAATGTTTCAGCGTCTGAAGCGTGTCCATCAAACGCGTTCGGGAGAATGCATCGCACGTGAAATTAATTCATTGCAGTCTGGCGAAACATTTGCCATGTTCATTCGACGTCAAAACTGTGCATTTATGGTACATAAAACGGCAATGGGAAATGACGTCGTTGTGGCTACGTTTCCTGGAAATCTTCATCCAAAAGAAGTTTACGGACATCAAAGTGATATTGAG TTCAATTATCCCGTACAAGCGTTGAAGGCGCCACTTTCGAAGATGCTGCTTTCGCAAGAATTTGCCGACGAGCTGTGCTTCTTGTATCAGGATCAGCCGATTGAGACGAAGAATCGAAACTACGTACACAAATGGCTGATGACAATATTAGCCGATGAATCGAGTACAACGGCAGATCAATTCCCAAAAATAACCAAGAAAATTCGAGATGAAGTGCTGGGCGAAGGGAAGTCGAACTATTTTCGCCGGTCGAGCTTCTACATGTGCTTGAAAGTATTTCTACAGCACAGTCTCACCATGGAATTGGATCACGAACGTGCGAAGATACTGTACAAAATTGTGATGCTGCAGTTTCACAATTGCATCATGGACGTGTTCACTACAGGAGTATATGAAACGCTGAACATTGATTTAATGTCGGAAATAATGGCTAAATCGGCCCGTCGCATTGAAAAGCTTGCCGAGCTGATGAAAGGAGGAGAAGGTGCTGAATTCGATCGTGTGTATGCTGCAACCGTTGCGGAGTCAAAACAAACCATCGCAAAGATTCGATTGAAAATGGACGAACAAATTGGAAGACTGCAAAATGATTACGAAAATAAAGCCAGACTGGGGCCATTGACGGAACTTGATTTTCCAGCCGATATATACCAGAGCATTCCGAAGTTGATGGGACACATAGAGAAACGTGGAAAAGAAACGGTTTTCGACTGCAGTCAATCTGGTCTTCGAGTTCATCCACAATATTATCGTCATTACATGGATGAACTGCACAATCCCGATGTAACGAAATTCGGATCCTCATACGACGAAATTGAAGTGAATTTGATACTGAGCGacttcgaaaatttcattttatataattcaAGCTCGACGGACACATGTTTCGGGTCAGATTTTCTGCGAACTTTGTCGTATGGATATGCATCTTGTGCCGAGAGATTCTACGAAGGCGACCAAGTTGGCACGAGCAAAATGGTACTTGTGCGGCTAAAGTTGATCGCCATGTTGGACGCAATTGCTGTGAAGACTCATCCACTATTCGCTGACCACCACACATCGATTAacacgaaaatatttgaaacacTACTGCTGCCTCAGCGCACAGACATGCAGATCGCCTTTGAGCTGGAGCAATATTTCAACTCTCGAAATAAGGCTATTGGGCCAGGTTTGATCAGCGAGCGAAGTGTCACTCTAACATCTTTCACAGCTAAATTCGCGGCGCAGAATTCGAAAATGCAAGGACTGCTGAAATATATTCTTGCCATGGGTGAAGctgaagttgaaaaaaagcGACAAGAATGGAATACCAAACGAGCCGAAGTGGAGCGGCTGCGAGACCAAGCTAGTAGAAAGACTCATGAATATTACACTAACAATAAAGGATATTCGTCTCATTCCGGGTTTTGTGACCTATGCCAACTGAACAACCGGATAAAGAGCATATCAATGACACAATATGAACGTCCTCTTCCACAATTACACTACGAACAAAACGCGGTCGTCTTTGAATTAATGGCACCTATCGAAATCACTTGCTTAAGAGACGTACTGTTCAATTTTGCGAGTTATTGCCACGGTCAGAAATACCAGGCCACAGGAATCAAAGGAGACTGGGCTCAATATCACCAAATCAAGTGTCATAATCAATCGACGAGCGGATACACCAGTCTCGGAAGTACAACCAGTGCAACATTACAAACGTATCACGTGGAcagttcatttgaaaattttataatcaaAAACGGCTATAACTGTACATTCCATGCGTCGCACATTCCTCTTGGCCTGACAATATCCATTGACTTCGTCAAAAAATCATGCACATTCAAACTAGATGATGAATACAGCGGCCTACAATGGTCTCTGACTGGAACGAGTCATACTCAAAATGAAGTCATTGCCCGGCAATCAGAATGTCCAGAAAGCATTTCTCTGCCCGAATTCAAGAACTTTGGATCGCTTCGTGCCGATGGCTGCCGACTGCAACTACGAAAACTGTACGCAATGGTGGAAACGGAAGCACTGTCATTCGAAACGACTTCGGTTTTGTCGTTACTCATGCAATTGCTTTGGGAAGCTGGTGTTAGCGGTGCCGATGGTCTTATTCGTGAATCGTTTACGGATTTCAACGATCCGACATTTGCTCACGCAATGATAGAGCTGCTTAGTGAATTCAGCAAAAAACAGAGCAACAACTGGCAGCACCCGAAGAAACTGCTGATGACGGTTTTCATCGCAGTTCGTGTATTTGAAATCAATGACGACGATAGTGTGGCTGATAGCATCGTCGTGCTGCTGGAGAAAATCCGATGCATTGCGTTAAAGTGGATCGATAGTATCGAAGGAGCCATCAATGACATTAAAACCCCCGATATATCAGCCGAACAGGAGCTACGCATGAAATTGGCACTTGTCGCTATCACTGGAGCCATCACATTTTTCGTACATTCTCGACACGCTCACTTTGCCAAAATCTTTACGCAACACTCCCATCGGGTGTGGTCACAGTTTGTCATCACATTGAACAGCAACGTTTTGTTGAATCCATCTACTGGTTCATGTCTACGGATGTTTTTGCGCACAGTTCGCAACACTGGTATCCACATCGAGGCAACGGTGCGATCAATGATGGAATGCAACCCGAAAGACATGCACGACATCGTCAAAAAACAGTGGAAACGCGCCGAGTCGGCTACGTTTGGAAACTACTATTTCTATCATCCGTTTCCGGAGGTGTTAGTGATGGAAGTGACTGTCAAAGGGGTGTTGAACTATGTCACGCTGGACATAATAACCGGCAGTTTTTTGGTCAATAATTTCCCAGTGGCGCGTCTACCGAGCCAAATCACACAAAGTGCACTTTTCCGACGAGTTTTCGGTACATTTGTCTTCGAAGTGCAGCCCGATTCtaacaaaagtttttccacTGTTCGACGATACAACAATTGCAGCTACGAGTTTGGATGGTTCGGCTCCGAAATTATCATAACTGAACGACGTGATGGAATTGAAATGGAATTGGTGCCACATGACATACTGAACGGCGATGTTCCGTATCTGCTGGTCCAAAATTACAGTCACTTCTGGAACAAGACCGACAATATCATCGAATTGCGACCGCGGTGTTTCACTCACAAGGAATTTTCACACGAAAGTGCCATCGAGTACAAGTTAGATCTGAACGTTCGGCTGTTGACTCACATTAAAACAAAGCGCCATCTGCTCGATATCAACAAGGGATCCTACAAGAAAATCGTCAATCAACTATCACGCCTGGAGACGTCGAAGTTCATTCACATCCTCATGGATACGCCTCAGATAGCGAAAGTGGAATTGGTTCGGATGCGGTTGAAATTCAAAGTGGACTGCACAACTCCCGAGCAATCGTACGATCTACTCTCCAACGAATTCAGTCGAATGCGAGTTAGTTGCATGCAAAATATCGGCACTTTGTACGGATTGCAGCATGGATTGCTGCTAGAAAGTGTCCCTGTCGAAGGAGCTCATTTGCCATCGACAAGAATTCTGATCCTTCCACACGGAGCAATTCACTCTACGGTTACCGATCCACATGTTTCGGTTGAAATTGACCTTGACGCAGATCTACGCAGCCCACCATTTCATCAGTACGAAGTTGATCAAATTTGTCGTCAGCTTAAGGCCAGCAACAGTAGTTATTCGGCCTGGTTTAATCTCGCGTATTTACACGCCGTCACGTCACATGGAGAAGTGGAACCATTCATCAAAATGTCGGGTACGGAGCGAGCACTGCAAATATTGCAATCGGGTTTCGCATGGTCATCGGCACCCTATGATAAAGAAGCAGCGGATGTGTTAGACATGATAGGCCGTTTGACACCGGAAAGAAAAGTTAAGGATTCCTTCCAGACTGTTGTTTGGCCAGAGTCCATTCCACCTCATTCGGCACAAGATTCATTTGTCTTCATCGCAACGAAATTACTGGAAGACAGTGCCCGTTTAGAAGGGTTACACTGTAGTACACCTAAGCAGCAGCAGTTAAAACTCGATAGCCAGTTGGAGCACAACAAACGGCAATATCTTCGGTGTTTGCCTTTACACCCGAATCTACGTGCGTCGGAAGAATTCATTTACCATGAAGTTCTGAGAACCACACAGGCGGAGCCAATTTCCAGCAGTAAGTGTCCTCATACGCAAAAGGTTTCGATTTTGTATCATCGATTTGCATACGCACGACCATCCGATTTTGATCTGAAAAGCTTTCTGAAATCTGGTTCGATGCTGGAGGGCGTAGTAAACAAGCCAGTAATTCCGAACCTTTTACACCATCAACACTATAAGAGTTTCGTGGATCTGTGgatttcgttgtatgagtacGCTCGTAACCAATCGTTGAACTCTGAAGAATTTGGTTTGATTTGGAGCTTATTCGTTCATCAAGGACAACCGCTGGCACCAATATTGGCTTTACAATCCATTTTGATGGAATCGCATACTTTTCGGTCAATAGATCCACCGCCTATGAGCACGTTTCACATTGGTGAGGGAACATACAGTGCCGTTCGCGTATCGAAAATGCTGGAAGATTGCCACTCGAATCCTTACAATTACGACCACAAAGACTTCGACAGAGCTGCTTATGATTGTCGAAAGAGAAGCGCAATTGATACAATGACAAGAAGCGTAACGAGTCAATGGCCATGTGATAACGTGTCTTTGGACTTTTCATATGATAACTTCAACCTCTCCCCGGCCCGACGAGGAATCAACTCTCTCCTAAAAATTTGGAATGACAATCGAAAGCTAGACATCTTCATCCAGAAGGTTCAAAGTGCTTTAAATTCGCTAGCGCGATCTGCGTATGTCAATATTCCGCACTTTGGTTTGTACTCCAATCCACAACCATTGCATTGGCCAAGGTACGAGAGTGACTGGACGAACAAGATGCACGAGCAACTCGACAAATTTCCGGCTGACATCCAAGAAGCCGAACACATATGGAAGCATCGACAGAAGGATGGTAAATCGACGAACGAATGGTGGAACATTTTCGAAAGAATTGTGAACGGACCGAAGTCGCAACATTTGATCGATGCTGGTATTTATCCTCGAGTCGTTCCAAGTTTGGTGCTGCCAAAAATCGCTAATCGGACAGAGTCAAGTCCACTAAAAATGGTCATCGGTGCGTTAGCCATGGCAATGGTGCGCGAACAGCATGAAAAACGAATACAGATCTATTCCCAACGGCCAGAGCTCCGAGCAGCACTAGAAAGAGAAATCGAACACGAACCGCATATCAATTGGAATCCTTGTGACTATCCGGAATGGATACTGTTCGAGATCGAACAGAATCTGATGATTCGTCGCATTCAGATTGAAATTGCCAAACGAATGATAAATCCCCCGGACATTGGCACCAAGCACAGTGTAATGCAGTTAAATATGGGGGAAGGGAAGACTGCGGTGATTGTGCCAATTTTGGCATCAGTTTTGAGCGATGGTCAACAGGCCTGTCAAATAACCGTTTTAAAGTCGCTCTTTGCAACGAACCTAAAATCATTGCGACGATACTTGGGTGGTATGCTGAATCGAAAGGTTTACGTGTTTCCATGCAGACGGGATATGCCAATTGGACGATATGCTGCACGGATTTTGGACATTTATAACGAGTGCAAACTGAGGAAGG GTGTCATCTTAACCTTGCCTGAATATCGCCTGTCCTTCCAACTGAAGATCTACGAATCGGTGAAAAAGTCGTGCCTTGCGGAAGCAGAGCAATTTCTGGCCGCACATAAATGGATAAACAGCAATGTACGGAGCATTTTGGATGAGTCGGATGCGATTCTGCATCCgaaataccaccttatttaCACGGTGGGCAACCAACAGCAGTTAGACGGTGGCTCATATCGATGGTTGGTGGTACAGTCGTTGCTGAAACGTGTTCCACATCATATGCGAGCACTAAATAAGCAGCACGGTCAGGAATACATCGAATTCGACGagaattatgttcaaaatggACATGTCTATGGAGCTCGTGCCGTCAAATATCGACCGGATGTGTTCACACCGTGCCGGATTTTGAATGAACGAGTGTATGATGAACTGAAAAAACTTCTTATCGAAGACTTCTTGGAAGGCCGCCTCAACATGGCTTTTCCAGAAATCACAGCCGAGGCTAAGAGAAATCTGCGACATTTATTAACCGAACGAAATATTGATCGGGAATCATTCGACGCAACGGTTGCCGACTTTTCGATAAGTGAGCGAAACACGATTATGATTTTGAGCGGACTGCTACGCTTTGAAGTGCTGAAACTGATATTGATGCGACGATGGCGAGTGAACTACGGGGTAAACGTATTTGGTCAACGCAAAATGGCCATTCCATTCAAGGCGAAAGATGTCGCGGCAGAAATGACTGAATTCGGTCATCCCGATGTTGCGATTGGCTTCACTCATTTGAGCTACCACTATTCGG gCCTGACCGACTGTCAGCTCAAGGAAACCTTCAAGATTCTGTCGGTTTCTCAGAATCCAGCTTCAATTTACGAACAATGGATTCAAAGTGTGCAGCCGGAACTGGTCGATGCTTCCATCCGAACTTACACAGGCGTAAATCTAAGTGATCCATACCAACGCGATACATTGCTGTTCCCCGTATTCCGTTTTAACATGCATGTTGTGGACTTCTGGTTGTCGAGCGTTGTTTTTCCTCGTGAAGCAAAAACGTTCGAGAAGAAATTGATGTGCACCGCTTGGGATTTGTGCAGCGAACACATGGAGCATCCGGTGACGGGATTTAGCGGAACAAATGACACGAAAAATATTCTGCCCATGCCCATTGCACAAAATGATCTGGCCGAGCTCGAGgatacaaatgaaaatgttcggAAGATACTGCTGCGTCAACGCTACGATTACCTACCAGCTAATGTGAGTGGAACagaaattgtggaaaaattgGCCCGAGATGGCATTCCAGTTCTATTGGACTCCGGAGCATTGATGCTGGAACTTAACAACAAGGAAGTCGCTGAGAAATGGTTGGAATTGACTTCGGATCAGAGATTCGATGCGGCCATTTACTTTGACCGAAATGATGTTCTGCAAACCATCGACCGCAACGGTATTGTCACCGAACTGGACTGTTCCGTTTATCGGGATAATTTGTCTCGCTGTTTGGCGTACTTGGACGATGTGCATACTCGTGGAACGGATTTGAAATTTCCGCTGGAATGGCAGGCATGTGTGACACTTTCCGGAAACATAACTCGAGACAAGACGGTTCAGGCTTGTATGCGAATGCGACAATTGGGTAGAGGTCAAAGAATCGTATTTTGGGCGTCAAATGAAGCCGATGTACGCATTAGAGGGGTTGCCAGAAAGCCACATGTGACGACGGAAGATGTTGTGCAATTTATTTGCAGCAACAGCGAAGCATTCGAAACGGATAACACGGTTCATTGGGCCACAGGTGCCTACAACTATACGCAAAAGTTAATCGCACACAAATTGCACGAGAGTTTGGGTGAGCAGCATTCACTGCAAAGCTTGTATGAACTTTGTGCCGATGACGAATTCGTAAGACTGGAAGAAATGTACGGAGATAAGGAAGAAGCGAAACTGGCTGACATTGCCTGGAATAAATTCGATCAATTGATTCAAGCGCATCGGAACGatgtttcaaatttcgccGAAGGAATCAGAAAGGAAGTGAACGAAAAAATCTGCAAACAAGCATCGAATGTGCGACGATTCATCAAATCGTTGGATGAGGAACAAGAGAAAGAGTTAGAGCACGAGCTGGAAGAAGAACGACAAGTTGAACGTCCACCACCAATGAGTCCGGCTGTGCCGCATTTCGACAAAAAGCTACTGGAATTGGTTCTATCATCGGAAGGTGAAACCATATTAGCAGACTTACAGCATCGCAACGTGCTCCATTCATTATTTAGCAGCCTCGGCAACACACATTTGATACAAGACTATGCGAATGAAGCGGAAGCCTGGGCCGATCACCTATTCGTTACTGACGATTTTTTGCGTGTCCTCAGCCAACCGACATCGTCGTGTGACGAGTACCTGCGTCCGGTTTGGTGGATCGGCCAGATCCAAGTTAAGTTCAACAAAAGCATCGTCGTCTTGTTGAGCTCATTCGAATGTGACCGATTGAAAGCGGCGTTCAGAACGAGCGCTACCTCCGTTCTGTACATGTACCGGCCAAAGCTTAGTAAATTGCATAACAGATTGCTGCGGAAacgaaaattgcaaattaCCGGAATGGTCAACCCTCCGTGCCTCAGTCTCTGCGATCAGGTTCAGATTGATATGTACTCCGGCTCGATGTATTTCGATGATGAACAGGAACAGGACGCTTACTGCAAATTTTTGGGTCTGATTCCACGGCCCAGAACGCCCGACCAAAATGCAGCATTTGAACGTGGACTGATCAAACCGAACGGATTCGTTCCGATGGAATACCGGAAACACTCGGCAGTTATTTCTGATGCTGTCAGCAGCTGCAAGTTCAACGGCAATCCAGTCGATTTGGCCATCAGAATTGTTCAGGCGCACCATTGTTCGCTGCATGAGGAGTCGCATGTGGCGTCGGTTCTGAAACGCGGAACTAAATTGCAAATATCAGACTAG